The stretch of DNA CGGTTCCAAGTGGTCGTCGACCGGCCACACCTCCAAAAGGTGCTGTTCGATCGCCTCGGTTATCGGTTCGCCATGACTGACCGCTTCGTGGCGGCCGCGGACGGAAACGCGCAACCGGACCCAGCCAGCCGGGACCATGATGCGGGTCGGCGTGTCGGCGACGTAGAGCTCACGAAGGTCGAGCTGCCCGTCCCCGCAGTCCAGAGTCCACTCCGCGGCCATATCCCAGGCACGATCGACCTGGTCAGGTGCCGCTCGGTGCACATGCACGGTCACGGCGACCGGTCCCCACTCGGTCCCGCACAGAATCGTGACCCAGTTGTCCCCACCGACGAACAGTCCATAGACGGGATCCGACCACGGATTTTCTTCGCCCGGCTGTCCACGCAGCTGGTACTGACCGTCCCTGGAATAGACGGTCAGTACCAGCGGAATCGATGCTTCACTCACGAATCGTGCTCCTGCTCTACCAGGCGGGAGTTCCGTCTGCGAGCACAGCTTGAACGTAGAACGAGTCGCGATCAAGGACGCGATACCGGTCGTAGTTAGCGTTCGTCAGACCGCCCTGGGAACGATTCGCTCCGATGGGAACGGTACGAGTGGATCGGTCGTCCGGAGCGGCTCCGTCGCCTCCCTGGTACGTGGTGGCCAACGGGCATTCGTCGCAGCTCGGATCCCCACATCTATGCGTCTTGCAGCGCTTCGCGAACCTTCTGGTGAAAGCCCTCTAGGAGGCTTGGGAGTTCGTTCGCGATTACTTCGACGCCACCGGACTCGACCTCGTAGGTGGATCCGACGAGGGCGCCGCCTTGGAGGAGGTAGATTTTGCCATCTGAACGACTCAGGGCGAACAGCCCTCCACCGCCGTCGGACCCGATGACGATGACCGAGTCCTCGACAGCGCCCGTAACGCGGGTGGGTTGACCGTCTTTCGCGCCGTCGACAACCGCTGTGGCCGATTCGATAAACAGGCCGTTCTGCACGTCGGGAAGTGATACCTCGTGAACTTCCGAGTAGAACTCAAGCAGGTCCGAAGAAGCACCCATCGACGAAAGTTCGGCGATGGCTTCGCTCTCGCCGCCAGCTTCCGCCCTGGTCACCACGTTGTCGTCGGGAGGGTATCCGAAAATGCCCTCGAATCCGCGCATGAGTTCGTCGAGGTCTTGCGACATCGACTGAACCCAGTCATTTAGGCTCTGCCCAGAAATATTCACCGTAGCCCCTATCGATCTGGCTCGTTACGTCTTCGATCTCAGCTCGCGTAGGGTTCGGGTTGAGATCGTGGAACCACTTCCACTGATTCGTGATTTCCTGGTGGACGTTGGCCCCGCGAGATCCCATCCTACTACCGGGGATCCCGCGCATGTTGGACGGCGCGTCGAAGTCGAAGTCGTGGAATTCCGGGTGGTTCCGGTACTCCTGCGGCACCGCGTGGTGGGCGTCCCAGTCCTTCGGGAGTCGCTGGAAGCCATTCTTGTTCAGCCAAGCGTTGAATCTGCCACGGTAGTTGTCCTTACTGATGGAGGGGAATTCGGGGTCGCGTCCTGCCGCCTGGCCGCCCTGGTAGGGCGAGAGCCCTACCGGGTCCGATAACCGGAAGGGGTTGTCGACGTACGAAGTCGGATTCGGCGCCGGTCCCAGTCCAAGCGGGTCCGCGGATGCGTACTGTCCTGTTTCGGGCGAGTAATGCCGGTGGTAGTTGTAGTAGAGTTCACTTTCCTCATCGTGGTACTGGCCGGGAAAGCGCAGCGGCGTAGCGGCGTCGTGTTCCCGTCGACCGGGCACGGTTCCCCACATTGTCATGCGGCTATGCCAAGCGACCGCGCCGTCATCATCGACCAGCTCCGCGGGAGAACCCACGAGATCAGTGACGATCAGGTGGAAGCGCTCGTCGATGGTTTCTTGGGACGCCTCGCGGAGAGATCCCCGTTCTCGTTGGGTGACCGGACGGAACGTTCCTGGTTCGTAGTCCCAGACCATCACCGACGCATTGGCAGATTCCGGGTTTTCCGCGCTTTCATGAGTCTGGGATTGCTCCGCGAGCTGTGCGCCGTCCCAGGCGAACGTGACCTGCTCGATGATCGAGCCGTCCAGGGCGAGACGTTGCTTGGCGGTGCGTCGCCCCAAGGCGTCGTATCGATAGCGCCAGTGGGATCCCTCCGGTGTGGCCACACGCGTAAGCCGGTCATCGGCGTCCCAGGTGTATCGCCATGTGGCGGGCTTCTGCGACAGGCGCTTCTGCTGCCGCAACACCAACCGGCCTTGCGCGTCGTGTTCGTAGCGGACCTTGCCGGCTCGCCTGATCAGGCTGCCGCTGTATTCGCGCTCGCCCAACGCCTCGGACTCGCTCTCCGGCGCAGGCCACGATGCACTGGTGATGTTGCCCGCCGTGTCGTAGGCGTAGCGTTCACTCCACCCGGAACCGTGCACAGCGGTGACGCGTCCGACGTGGTCAAGGTCGAAGCGACGAGGCCCCGCGATCTGGTCCTCGATGCCGACCAAGTAGCCGTCGGGACGATAGGCGTAGGCACGATGCTGGGTCTGCCTTTCGGCCGTTCCGATCACGGCCTGTGCCGTGAGCTGATGGTTGGCGTCCCATTCTTGGGTCAGCGCCACATTCGCTCCGAGGGATCTGCGGATTTCTCGCCCGGCTGCATCGTGGCTGAACCGCACCGTGCGTCCCGCGGTGTGCAGCGCGAGCGGGTTGCTTCCCTCGTCGTAGTCCCACACGCTTTCCGCGCCGGAGGGAGTGAGTCGTCGAGTGCGCCGTCCCAGTGCGTCGTAGGTCGAGCTGACAGTGCGGCCGTTGACGGATTCAGTGAGCACGCGGCCCAGCGAGTCACGTTCAAAGCGCACCTGTGCGTCGTCGTTGGTTGCTTCCAGCAGCCTTCCGAGGGCGTCATAGCGGAACGACGCCACAGAACCTCCACTGCGGCGTTCGAGGACCTGGCCCAACGGATCACGGAGGAACGAGGTCGTCTCGCCCGCTCCGTTGGTGCGTGCAACGAGTTCACCTGCGGCGTCGTGCTGGTAAGTGAGGGTTCGTCCGTCGAAGTCGTGCTCGGCGGTGAGGTTGCCCGCAGCGTCGTATTCGTAGCTCCACACCAAGCCGCGCTGGTTCGTGACGCTGACGAGTCGGAGTTCGGTGTCGTAGCCGAATTCCAGTCGCGTGCCGTCGGGACGGACTTCGGCCGAGGGCAGTTCGAAGTGCGTGGCTTCGGAACGGGTGGTCTGACCGAGCGGGTCGATGTGAGTGCGGAGGTTGCCCTCGCCGTCGTAGAGCCACCGTTCGGTGGCACCACTGGGTAGGATCCGCCATGCGGGTTTGCCGTCGACGGTATAGCCGAGCCGGGTCACGCCGCCAACCGGATCGATGTTGGCGACGACGCGGCCGAAGCCGTCCCGCTCGTACCGGGTCGTCCCGCCGGTCGGCCCGGTAATCGCCGTCGGAAGTCCCGCCGCGTTCGTTTCGACCGTACTGGCATGCCCCAACGTGTCGGTGACAGCAGTGAGATGGCCGCGCTCGTTGTAGCCGTAGGCGGTTACCGCGCCCATCGGGTCGATGACCCGGGTGAGGTTGCCCGCGTCGTCGTACTCATGACGCTTGAGCGTGCCGTCGGGCGCGATCATGGTAACCGGCTGCCGTAGCTCGTTGTACTCCACGGAAATCCGGTTGCCGTCCGGCCTAAGCACGGTCGTGACGTTCCCGTTGTCGTCATACCAGTACCGCGTGGTGCGCCCGAGGGGGTCGGTGCGCGAGGAAAGCCGCCGGTGCTCGTCCCATTCGGACAATGTCTCGCTGCCCAACGGGCCGACCTCGCGGATGATTTTGCCGTCATCGTTGAGGTGGTATTCAGTCTGATTGCCGAGGGAATCGGTGAGGTAGGTGATCGAGTTGTCGCTGTCGTACGCCAGCGTGCAGCTGAGGAACCCGTCTGCGCCTTCCCCGCGGATGCAGCGGCCTTCGCCGTCGTAGGTGAAGCGGTACGAGCTGCCGACGCGGTCTTGCCAACCGGTGATGCGACCGGCGTCGTCGTAGTCGAACCGCATCGGTTGTCCGGAGGCGTTGATGACCTCGGTGAGCCGGTCTCCCCGGTACCGGTAGCGCATCAGCGGCACGTCCGCGCCGTTGTCAGCGCCGCACAGGTACAGCGCCGTCACGAGGCGGTCGGTGGTCTCGATCCGGATCCGGTAGCCACCGCTGTGGCGGACCTCGGTGGGCAGACCGGTGTCGTCGTGGACGAAGTCGATGCGGTGGCCGTTGCGGTCGGTGATCGCCGTGAGCGGCCAGTGCGTGTCGTGCTGCGTGAAGTGCAGGAACCGTCCCTGCTCCACGTCGGTGAGCACATACTCGCCGTCCTCGGTACGGGTCAGCGGCCATTGCGGCCCGACGCGTGGAAGGACCGTGACCCCGGGCATCGGGTCCGGGTAGGCCAGCGCGAGGGCGTCGTCCGAGGCGAAATACGCGCCATCGCCGTCGACTTCCAAGCGCTGGTCCAATGTGGATGCCCAACTCGACCCGAACGCCTGCCCGATCCGATACGACGACAGATGAGTCCGGCGTAGCACCAACGGAAGAACGCCGTCGAGCTCGACATCGGTCTGCGTCTGCAGCATGCGCCCGCTGTTGACGTCGATCGGGTCTCCGCCCGTGGTCAGGGATTTCGTCTCGTCGGTGTGGCTGGCGAGGTCGCCGCCGTGCTTGGTGCCTCGGGCGTTCTTGGCAACCTTGGACAGGCCCCCGACCACTTTGCTGCCGAGTTTGGCGACCTTGCCGAACGGGATGACCGTTAATGCCGTGTCCACGAGGATCGAGGTGAGGCTGCCTTCGCCGGTGGCGGCGTAGATACCGGCGTCAATGGCCAGCGCCGCACCACCGGTGATGCCCGCGGCGATCAGGAACGCTCCGCCGACGGCGTTGCCGACCACCGGGATCGCCTGCAGCACTAGGCCGACGACCGCGAGCGCACCCGACACCACCTTGAGCGCTTCCGAAATGCTCTTGAGCACGTCCTTGTTCTCGCGGATGAAGTCCCGGCCCTGCCCGATGAGGTCATAGCTGGCTGGAGGCTCCTGGAACCGCATCTCCTTGGCCTCGTTGATGCGGTTCGTGCACTCCCGCGCGGCTGCGGTCATCTCCGTGCGCAGACCATTGGCCTTGTCCACACAGTCCTGCCAGGCCACGCGCGCTGACGACAACGCCGCCGAGGCGTCCCCGGTATCCGATTCGTACGGGGTTCCAGGCGGTGGCGGAGCATGCCCGGCCGGGGCATGAGCGGCGCGATCTTGCTCAGACCGAGCATGAGCGCGGTCGGCCGACTGAGCGCGCTCCACACGTCCCTCACTGGCCTTGAGCTGCTCCCACAGGCCGGGCGCCTGATGCGCCAGCGGTCGCATCTTGCCCTGCAGCTCCGACAATCGCGACGAGAAGGTGTCCAACGCCGTCCCGACCTGGCTGAACGCCGTCCCGGTCACCCGCAGGTTCGGCGGCAGCTCCGAATCGACCTTCTCCCGGAACTGCTCAGCCTCCGGCCCCTGAAACTGGCCGGTATCCATGCCGGTGATCCGCTCGGCTGCGTGCGACGCGGACCCGCCGAAGCGGTCATACCGGCGCGCCGAACCCGCGATCGCTTCCGGTGATCCACCCAGCGAGAACAAGTGCTCCGGAAAATCCGCCATCGCGACCCCCAAATCACCAGGGCTCATGTCCGCGGTGGTGTGCGCCGACACCTCTGCACGGGCGACACCGCGACGAGCACTCAAGCGCGACCACTATCCATGATCACGACAGACCGCTGGCAGTTTACGACACCGGCTTGTCCCGTAGTGGCCGAACGAAGAATCCCGTCCTCCAGAAGCACACAGCCGAGCCGTCGCGGGCATCTATCGGCAGAGGGCATCCAGGCTGTTCTGGCCTGTCAGTCGGCGAGATCAAGCGAGTCCAGCTGGTCTTGGATGCGGTCGGCTTCGGGGTCGCCGATGTTGTCGGCGATCTGGAGTGCGCGGCGCCATGCCTGTGCGGCGTCGTCGGGGTGGTGTTGGGCTTTGCGGGTTTGGCCGAGGATGTCGAGGGCGTCGACTTCGCTGAACTGGGCGGTGTGTTCGTGGGCGTAGTCGGCGGCGTGCTGGGCGAGCTCGGCCGCGTCGGCGAGTTCGTGTTGGTGCAGGCGGGTTTCGGCGAGGCGGGTGTAGGCGTAGCAGTGCAGCAGCGGGTCGCCGCCGACGGGGAGTTGTTCGACCGCGCGGGTCAAGTCGGCGGCGGCCGTGTCGAGGTCGCGGGCGGCGAGGTTCAGGGTTCCTCGAAGGGAACGTGCGCTCGCGGACGCGGAGGTGCCGCCGATGCTGTCGAGGGCGTCGATCGCCTCGGTCAGCGTTGCGGTGACGGTGTCGGGCGAGTCTCCGCGGAGTAGTTGGGCTCGTCCGAGTCCTTGGGCGGCCCAGCCGATATCGCGCAGGTCGCCGCGCCGGCGGCGGAGTTGCAGGGCTTGCTCGAGATGCTCCACGGCGTCGTCAAGGTGGTGTCGTTCGGTGTCGATGTAGCCGAGGATGTTGAGCATCCAGGCGTGACCTTCGACCGAGTCGGATCGCTCGGTGACCTCCAAGACCTGCTGCGTCAGTCGATACGCCTGGTCATAGCTTTTCACGAGGATGATGTAGCTGAAGGCGCTGGCGACGAGTTGCCAGGCGAGCCGGTTCCATCCTTTGTCGATGGCGGTGCGGACGGCAGCGGGGAGGTATTCCCAGCGGGATTCCGACCAGGCAAGGGCGGCTTCGTAGGAGTCGAAATGCGGTGGGCGGACCCCGGCCGGTGGCGGTTCCAGCGGAGGACCGGCGGCGCGGTCGGGGGCGAGCATGACGCCGGCGTTGGCCCAGCCGTGCAGCATGTAGCCGAGGGTGCGTTCGGCGGCGTTGTCGCGGACCGCGCGCGAGTCGACACGGTGTGATTCTTCGAGCGCGAAAGCCCGGTGCAGCTCGTGGTATTTCCATTCGCGGCCGTGCTTGGTCAAAAGCGACACATCGGCGACGGCGTTGAGTAGCTCGCGGACTTGCGGGGTGTCGAGACCGGTGATCGCTGCCGCCGACTCCGGGGTCACGTCCGGCAGGTAGGCGCACAGCCGCCAGGCCCGGGCCTGTTCGTCGGTGAGGTGCTCGTAGGAGGCGCGGGCGGCGCCGCGCACGGCATCGGGAGGGACGGTGTCGGCGGACATTTCGGCGATCATCTCCTCGTCGGCATCATGCGCGGCGATGTAGTCCCCGAGTGCTCGCAATGCCAGCGGCAGCCCCGCGCCGCGGGCGGCGAGACCGGCTACCCGGTGGTGCGGTTGGTGGGCGCGGGCGGCGATCAGGGCGGTGGCGTCGTCGATGTTCAGTGGTGGCACCGATACCCACCGGACCCGTCCGGGCACGTCGGGCACTCGATCACGACTGGTTATCAGCACCACGCTACCGGGCGAGGCCGGGATCAGGGCAGAGATCTGATCGGATCGAGCGTTGTCCACACCGATGATGTAGCGCTTGTCCAGCAGGCTGCTGCGCCACAGTCCGACGAGTTCGTCGAGGTCGGACGGGAGTTCGGTCACCGGGGTCTGGGTGGTCAACGCGCACCATGAGCGCAGCACCGTGGCCGGGATGCGAGGCCCGGTGTTGGTGTCCCACCCGCGCATGTCGGCCCACAACACCCCGTCGAAACGCTGCCGTAGCTGCGCAGCGGCCGTGGCCGCGACCGCGGTTTTGCCGATGCCTCCCGGGCCGGTCAGCACCAGCGTCATCGGCGACGACGTACCGGGGCTTGTCGGTGAGGTGGCCTCCCGGGTGATCGTTTCCAGCAAGGCGACGCGATCGACGAGTTCTTCGACCGGGGGAACCTGGGCCACTACGGCGGCAGCGCGCCCGTGGGCGTTGCCTGCGGGGTCGTCGCCGTTGACCGGCAACCGCGACACGGCGTCGACGAAGTGACCGCTGGTTTCCAGCTCGCGATCAAGAATCTCGGCCAACTCGCGCCGCAATCGGCGGTGTCCTGCCTCGAGCCGGGAGAGCTGGCCGTGGCTGATGCTGATCTGTTTGGCGAGTTCCCGCACCGACAGATCGCGCTTGCGTCGCCACTCCTTCACCAGCGCGCCCACACGGTGATCGTCCACGCGCACCTCCGGAAACAGCCTCGCTCCCGCCTCGGTGATAACACGCCAGGGACGAACGAACCCAGATGCTCACTCGTCCGAGTGATTCCGTGGTGCCAAGCGTGAGGTTCCAAAGTTTGGCACCACGGAACCACTACCGGAACCACCACCACGCCACCCACGGTTCAGCTCAGGCAAGAAAACGAAATCTCGCTCCCCTGAAGCAGCAATTCAACATCATTCGAGAAGGAGCAGGTTATGAGCGACACCGTGGGATGGACGGCGACCGCACCGGAAGTCGTCGGCAACGCCGCGCTGATCCATTACGTGTGCACCCGTAGCACGAGGCTGGAGGCCGAGAACGGCGAACTGCGCAGGCAGATCGAGTTCTGGCGTGATTACACCGGTGAACTGGAACGAGAACTGGCGCGGGCCAGCGCGCAGGCCTGGGACACCGTGGCCGAAGTACCGATCCGCGCGGTGTGGGAGTCCATCGTGGACGCCCGCCTGGCCGGTGAACCCGGCCGTACCGCGGTGGTCTGGGCCGATCTCGACCACTTCAAGCAGGTCAACGACCGGCACGGGCACCTCGTCGGCGACGCGGTGCTGCGCGAGGTCGCGCGCCGTCTGCAGGACGCCTTCGCCGTGCGCTCACCGGTGGTGACGCGGCTGGGCGGGGACGAGTTCGGCGTCGTCGTCAGCGACCTCGACGAGAACACGGATCTCGCGCGGTTCGCCACGTTGATGCTCGAACCGGTCCCGCTCCCCGCTGGACGGTCGGTGCACGTGTCCGCCTCGGTCGGATACGCCCACGCCGCCGAGCTGCCCTGTGGAGCGGGCCGGGACGAGCTGTTGCGGCGCGCCGATGCGGGCGTCTACGCGCACAAGCCCGACACGGCCGCCGAGGTCCGCTGCACACCTGGCCCGCGTGGCCGCGCGCGGGCCTCGGCCGATGCGGTGCTGGGAGCGGCGCGATGAACCGCGAACACACCAACGCGCACACGGAACAGGATCTCGGACGTGACCACGATGCTGTGCGGGCTCGTCGCCGCCCCGCTGGTGACCCTCGGGTTGATGCCGTGGTTTCCCAGCTGGCCGGTGTGGACGCCGACCTTGATCGGGGCGGGAATGGCGGTGCTGTCGGCGGCGGTGCACGCGCGGTTCGCGGCGGATCCGGCGTGGGCGGCGTGGTGGTGGCTCGCGGTGATCGGCACGGTGCTCGGCCTGATCGACACCAAGCATCACCGGCTGCCGTACCCGTGGCTGACGATCCTGGCGATCGGCGGCGTAACCATGCTCGGAGCAGTGCGCCCCGAGCTGATCGGATGGTTGATCGGCGCGAGCCTGCTGGTACTGGCGCTCGGGCTGCTGGTGCAGTGGCTGATGCCGAGCGAGGTCGGATTCGGCGACACACTCCTGCTCGCCGCGCTGGCACCGTTCTGGGCCTGGCACGGCTGGACGACCGTGCTCACCGGACTGACCACGGCGCACCTGATGCTCGGGGCTTTCGCGGGGCTGGCATGGTTGTCCAGGCTCCGCGAGCCAAGCACGCGAATCGCGGCCGGACCGGGGCTGCTGTTGGGGGCGTGGATTCCGTTGCTGTGAGCCGGATCCGACGCTGCTTCGCGGCGGCTGGCGTCGTGCTAGCAGCCGGGCTGCTGGCCTCCTGCGCGAGTGCGACGCCTCCGGCACCGCCAGAGGAACCGGCGATCGCAGCGCCTCCACAAGCGCAGGCCGGGCATTCTGGTCCCGACGGGGACGTCGAGCGTGCGTATGAGCGGTTTTGGCAGGTGTCGCGGTCGTTGCCGCAGCGTCCGGTCGAGCGCTGGCGCCCGGAGTTGGAACGGGTCGCGGCCGGACCGATGGCCGAGACGATCCTGGCCAACCTGGCACAACAGCGCGCGGCCGGAATCGGCTTGTACGGGGAGATTCACCCCCGCATCACCGGAGTTCGCTTCGAGGGCACTCGTGCGGTGGTGACCGATTGCCAGGACACCAGCCAGTCCGGGCAGGCCGAGGCCGGCACCGGTAAGCCCCGCACGGTCGGCGTCGCCCGCAACCTCACCTCCGGCACGCTCGAACGCGGCCGAGACGGGACCTGGCGGGTCGTGCGCATCGACTACCCGCACGGAGGCTGCTGATGCGCCCGCGCCGCGGTGTTCTCGCAGTCCTGACCTGCCTCGGAGCGGGCACGCTGCTGCCAGTGCCCGCGGTGGCCGACGGCGACGTGGTGGTCACGCCCGGGGATGCGGACGGGCTCTACGGTGCCCCATCGGTCGACCTCGGCGCCGTGGCGGGCGGGACGCCGTCGTCTCCGGGCCAGTCCGGCTCGGCGCCCTCGGGTAGGGCGGAAGCCGGTGCCGGGGTGGCGGGGCCGCCGTTGGGGTTGAGTTGGTCGGCACCGGGAAGCGGGGTGCCGGAATGGTTCACCGTGGCACCGGAGTTCCGGTTCCCGGACTTCAGTGACCCCGCGGTCGCGCCCTCGCCGGATGTGCTGGCGGGACAGGCCGCCGGGCAGTTGCGGTTGCCGTTGCCGACGCCGCGGCATTCGCCGGATCTGCGGTTGCCGGACGGGCGCGCGGCCACGGTGGTCGGCGAGCACACCTGGTTCTGGACCGAACCCGGCGCGTGGCGGCCGGTATCGCGGCGGACCCAGGCCGGGCCGGTGTGGGTCGAGGTCACCGCCACACCCCGCACGTTGAGCCTGGATCCCGGGACCGGACAACCAGCGTCCTCCTGCACCGGGCCAGGGACTCCCTACAACCGGTCGTTCGGATTGCACGCCGCTTCCCCGGATTGCGATGTGGTGTTCGCGCACTCCTCAGCGGGCCGTCCTGGCGAGCAGGTCCCGGCTCGGTGGGCGATCACCTGGCAGGTGTCCTGGCGAGGGTTCGACGGCACCGCCCCGGTCGGCGGCACCTTAGCGCCGATGACCTCCCGCGCCGAAGCCGAGTTGGCCGTGGCCGAGGCCCAAGCCCTCACCACCGACTAACGCAACTCGTTTTTCTCGTCGATTTTCCTTTCTTCCTTGGGGATACCTATGTCCACAACAGACACAGCACGCGCCAGCAGCTCTGCGGCACGAGAACCGACGACCCCACGCGTACCGCGCAAGCGACGCTGGTGGATGTGGGGCACCGCCCTCGTGCTCGTGCTCGGTGCCGCCGGGGGCAATGCCGCGCTGATCGCTCAGGTCGCGGATCGGGAGCCGATGCTGGTGCTGGCCCGCGATGTTCCGTGGGGCGAGCGCATTTCCGGCGCCGATGTGCGGCAAGCAGACCTTCCCGCCCCGGTCGGGGACTTCGCCGTCCCGGACACCGAACGCGGCCAGGTCGTGGGGTTGGTCGCCGGGCACAACCTCAAGGCCGGGAGCCTGCTGGCCCACAGCGACCTGATTCGCCAAGCGGTCCCTGGTCCTGGGCAGCAAGTGGTCGGGCTGCGGCTCGAACCCGGCCGGTTTCCCGCCCGCGGGCTGGCACCGAACGATCCGGTCGTCGTGCGGCCTGCGCCTGAGAACTCCAGCACCGCGGCGGATTCCGGCGCACAGATCAGCCCGCAGGGCACCGAGTTCACCGCTCGCGTCGTGCGCAGTTCCCCACCCGATGCCGACGGGGCGATCACGGTCGACCTGCTCGTTGCCGAGGACACCGCGTCGGCGGCCGCACAAGCAGCAGTCACTGGTGCCCAGGTGAGCCTGCTCGGCCCACCGCACTGAATTGCCCATGAGTGAAAGGAGTTGTGGCATGGCGATCACGACGGTGATCAGTGCGCTCGGTGCGCCGGGCGTGTCCACGACGGTGGCGGCGTTGGCCACCGCCTGGCCCGGCCCGGTGCTGGCCGTGGATGCCGATCCGGTGCGCGGGTCGCTGGTGCCGGGCTGGCTCTCGCGCTGGTGGGTCGACGGGCGCATCACGACCGAGGCCGGGGTGGTGACCTTCGCCGCCAGTACCCGGCGGATGACCTCGGTGCCGGCCGAAGGACTGGTGGGGCACACCGCGGAAGTGCCGAACGCGCGCCACATCCGGGTGCTGCCCGGAGTGGTGCACGCCGAGCAGGCGGTCGCGATCGGCGCGGACGGCTGGTCGCGGCTGGCCAGCGCCCTGCGGGACCTGTCCGAGACGGGTCCGGATGTGCTGGTGGATGCGGGCCGGTGGTGCCCGCAAACACCGTGGCCGCTGCTGAACGCGGCCGACCGCGTGCTGCTAGCGGTACGGCCGAACCTGCGGTCCTGCTCGGGCAGCACGGACCTCGCCCGCCACTTGGCCGACCGGTTCGAGCGCGTCGAGCTGGCGGTGCTGGCCGCGGACTCCCGCGGTGCCTCCGATACCGCCCGCGCCGTGGACGCGCCTCGCGGGCTGACGCTGCCCGATGACACACCCAGCGCCCGCGTGTTCGCCGACGGCGCGACCGAGCCGCTTCATCTCGCACGGCGTCCGTTGTGGAAAGCGACCCGCCGCACCGCCCGCGTGCTGCACGCCCAAGCGCACAGGCCCGTCGGCTTCCACCGCGGGCTCGAGACAACGCAGGCAGGTGTCGAATGACTCCCACGATGCTGCCGTGGTTCGACGACGGCGACCCCATCCCCGATCCGGCCACTGTGGACACTCTTCGTACCCGTGCCGCGGCCCGGCTCGACAACCACGAACCCGACCAGCACGCGGTCGTGTCCGATGAAGTGTTCGCCTGGGCCGCCGACCGCGCCGCCGCCGGACGGCCACCCATGCCCGAAGCTGTCGAACGGCGCCTCATCCGGGCTGTGCATGGCGGGCTGGCCGGGCTCGGCGGACTCGCCGCGGTGCTGGACCGTGACGCCATCGAGAACATCCACGTCCACGGCCACGACCACGTGCTGGTGAACACCGCAGACGGCACCACCGCCCGCTGGCCGCACCCGGTGGCCGACTCCGACGAAGCGCTGCTGGATCTGCTCGGGGAACTGTTCGCCCGCGCCGGGCGCACGTCGCGGGAGTTCTCCCCGGCCCATCCGATCGCGAACATCCGCATCCCCGCCGGAGGCCCGCTCGGCGCGCGGATCGCGGCGGTGCGCGAACTCTGCGACCGGCCACGGGTGGCGATCCGGCGCCACCGGCTCGCCCACGCCGCCCTGGAGGATCTGCGCGCGAACGGCACCCTCGACGCCCGGCTGCAGCAGTTCTTGTCCGCGGCCGTGGCCGCGGGACTGAACCTGCTGGTCACCGGCGGGCCGTATGCCGGGAAAACCACGCTGTTGCGAGCGTTGTGCCAGGAGATCCCCGCGCCGGAGCATGTGGTCACCGTCGAGGACGACTACGAACTCGGCCTGCACCTCGACCACGGGCGGCACCCGCTGGTCACCGCGTTGGAATCGCGCACCGCCGGCGCCGAAGGCACCGGAGAGATCACCCTCGACGATCTGCTCAAACAAGCCCTGCGGCACTCGCCATCGCGAGTGATCGTCGGTGAGGTCCGTGCCGGGGAGATCACCGCCATGATGCGGGCCTTGGGCAACGGGGCCGCCGGCGGGATGGGCACCCTGCACGCCACCTCCGCCCGGGCCGTGCCGGATCGCATCGCCGCGCTCGGCCAGCTGGCCGACCCGCCCTTGCCGATCGCCGCGGCGCACCGGTGGACCGCCTCGGCGCTGGATGTGATCGTGCACGTCACCCGCCACGACCAACCTGACGGCCGACACCGCACCGTCGGGGAGATCGTGGAAGTCGGCCCCGTCGGCGACGCCGAAGCCCCCGATCTCACTC from Saccharopolyspora sp. SCSIO 74807 encodes:
- a CDS encoding GGDEF domain-containing protein, with product MSDTVGWTATAPEVVGNAALIHYVCTRSTRLEAENGELRRQIEFWRDYTGELERELARASAQAWDTVAEVPIRAVWESIVDARLAGEPGRTAVVWADLDHFKQVNDRHGHLVGDAVLREVARRLQDAFAVRSPVVTRLGGDEFGVVVSDLDENTDLARFATLMLEPVPLPAGRSVHVSASVGYAHAAELPCGAGRDELLRRADAGVYAHKPDTAAEVRCTPGPRGRARASADAVLGAAR
- a CDS encoding methyltransferase — protein: MTTMLCGLVAAPLVTLGLMPWFPSWPVWTPTLIGAGMAVLSAAVHARFAADPAWAAWWWLAVIGTVLGLIDTKHHRLPYPWLTILAIGGVTMLGAVRPELIGWLIGASLLVLALGLLVQWLMPSEVGFGDTLLLAALAPFWAWHGWTTVLTGLTTAHLMLGAFAGLAWLSRLREPSTRIAAGPGLLLGAWIPLL
- a CDS encoding SAF domain-containing protein, with protein sequence MWGTALVLVLGAAGGNAALIAQVADREPMLVLARDVPWGERISGADVRQADLPAPVGDFAVPDTERGQVVGLVAGHNLKAGSLLAHSDLIRQAVPGPGQQVVGLRLEPGRFPARGLAPNDPVVVRPAPENSSTAADSGAQISPQGTEFTARVVRSSPPDADGAITVDLLVAEDTASAAAQAAVTGAQVSLLGPPH
- a CDS encoding CpaF/VirB11 family protein is translated as MTPTMLPWFDDGDPIPDPATVDTLRTRAAARLDNHEPDQHAVVSDEVFAWAADRAAAGRPPMPEAVERRLIRAVHGGLAGLGGLAAVLDRDAIENIHVHGHDHVLVNTADGTTARWPHPVADSDEALLDLLGELFARAGRTSREFSPAHPIANIRIPAGGPLGARIAAVRELCDRPRVAIRRHRLAHAALEDLRANGTLDARLQQFLSAAVAAGLNLLVTGGPYAGKTTLLRALCQEIPAPEHVVTVEDDYELGLHLDHGRHPLVTALESRTAGAEGTGEITLDDLLKQALRHSPSRVIVGEVRAGEITAMMRALGNGAAGGMGTLHATSARAVPDRIAALGQLADPPLPIAAAHRWTASALDVIVHVTRHDQPDGRHRTVGEIVEVGPVGDAEAPDLTPLFATAPGQRHPIPVGPPSPELLERLVATGLDAGVFDLPARAWGGEHR